Proteins found in one Xenopus laevis strain J_2021 chromosome 1L, Xenopus_laevis_v10.1, whole genome shotgun sequence genomic segment:
- the ydjc.L gene encoding carbohydrate deacetylase, producing MSLDPRIKLVVTGDDFGYCPHRDKGIVDCFHAKVVTNVSLIINGSSAASAASLARRYNIPIGLHANLSEGFPVCAELKQNSSLINCQGFFHGKMGIRKMLSQGLLNMSEVRKELCAQIKLFLELTGMNPQHMDSHQHVHVLPGIREVFAQVLEEHRIHYTRIPVELGLYRCTWIPDTLMEFYKGIEKDALNTVEIFRKHGIRWPDLYIGLSTMGKNMSAYNIQEAIRYGVCSWQSTISTLPDINNSVSIELMTHPGYPSSPEEGGCGEGPDDFSQSLDRLHELEVLKSAPLRNFFLANGVQLCAFTDL from the exons ATGTCTCTGGATCCAAGAATCAAACTGGTGGTCACAGGAGATGACTTTGGTTACTGCCCGCACAGGGATAAAGGAATTGTGGACTGTTTCCATGCAAAGGTTGTAACAAATGTGTCCCTTATTATTAATGGCAGCTCTGCTGCTAGCGCAGCCAGCCTAGCTCGGAG ATATAATATCCCTATTGGCTTGCATGCCAATCTCTCAGAGGGATTCCCAGTGTGTGCAGAGCTCAAGCAGAATTCCTCCTTAATAAATTGCCAGggtttttttcatggcaaaatggGAATCAGGAAAATGTTATCTCAAGGTCTCCTTAATATGTCGGAG GTCAGAAAGGAGCTATGTGCACAGATTAAGCTTTTCCTTGAGCTGACTGGGATGAACCCACAACATATGGATAGCCATCAACATGTCCATGTGCTACCAG GAATTAGAGAGGTGTTTGCGCAAGTACTAGAGGAACATAGGATTCATTATACTCGAATTCCTGTGGAGCTCGGTCTGTACAGATGTACCTGGATACCTGACACATTGATGGAGTTTTACAAAGGGATCGAGAAGGATGCCTTAAATACGGTCGAGATTTTTAGGAAGCATGGAATTCG GTGGCCTGATCTCTACATTGGTTTAAGTACTATGGGGAAGAACATGTCCGCATATAATATACAGGAAGCCATCAGGTATGGGGTTTGTTCCTGGCAAAGCACAATTTCCACACTACCTGACATCAATAACAGTGTGAGCATTGAACTGATGACCCACCCAGGGTACCCTAGTAGTCCTGAAGAGGGAGGATGTGGAGAGGGACCGGATGATTTCTCCCAGTCTCTAGACCGACTCCATGAGTTAGAGGTGCTGAAGAGCGCACCATTGCGGAATTTTTTTCTAGCAAATGGAGTGCAGCTGTGCGCATTCACAGATTTATGA